A part of Sugiyamaella lignohabitans strain CBS 10342 chromosome D, complete sequence genomic DNA contains:
- the UBP2 gene encoding Ubp2p (Ubiquitin-specific protease; removes ubiquitin from ubiquitinated proteins; deubiquitinates Rsp5p and is required for MVB sorting of membrane proteins; can cleave polyubiquitin and has isopeptidase activity; GO_component: GO:0005737 - cytoplasm [Evidence IC] [PMID 1429680]; GO_function: GO:0008234 - cysteine-type peptidase activity [Evidence IEA]; GO_function: GO:0016787 - hydrolase activity [Evidence IEA]; GO_function: GO:0008233 - peptidase activity [Evidence IEA]; GO_function: GO:0004843 - ubiquitin-specific protease activity [Evidence IDA] [PMID 1429680]; GO_function: GO:0004843 - ubiquitin-specific protease activity [Evidence IDA,IMP] [PMID 24069405]; GO_process: GO:0016579 - protein deubiquitination [Evidence IDA] [PMID 15933713]; GO_process: GO:0016579 - protein deubiquitination [Evidence IDA,IMP] [PMID 24069405]; GO_process: GO:0006508 - proteolysis [Evidence IEA]; GO_process: GO:0006511 - ubiquitin-dependent protein catabolic process [Evidence IEA]; GO_process: GO:0043162 - ubiquitin-dependent protein catabolic process via the multivesicular body sorting pathway [Evidence IGI,IMP,IPI] [PMID 19165343]): protein MSSWYSSFPAHIQPGGKSAARVIEDLLRYSPLTFPLEPIALARGVNGAKPSVQRLNSICYLKDAPDPVVSDSIDGTKQVWYLILANTRDHLELHITAPRSHGTASGPQQESSNESGVSPDPEREFDSEGDTALNSSVDPVDTSDGDQTAPPASSAWQKPLPGVGKPPPPPKRPSLESILDTPHFHDFHLIIDDNRMDIIDEDPRTEIYKFVCSVTSIELTIIVRPPEFDDEDISQFTPQKIRERFERYRHQKPSATVPTDYVCFNTLYNIIFKPLDSEEPKEIMFNNPTLNMRVDPSILCRRLHFSRDEQREAYVPPNLHDFSNPETASLRQKMSRMLLEASLLTYQAISHSGTKQKYSHELENAVPHLLKALGCSSYPTGPPSSYPNSALSVSEFSHYIALGTVENFSDELIWERYNQQVLHDEKFTYLYLDSLRGIAQVRQSEDLEIRVMELYSMGIPTVNDAQQAYRTFNLDMDEACYSTSYISEEILIDTYKQMVKERPSSKATLRGALDTIVKTTRQSLEKVKRVLEIDEMDVVEAFKLLEIPTEEGIENIAIDSIKVSFELKAYNMGEENDQQLKLALFTIAKARESFELLNYYESLTFGSLPDIDLENACALLGIDTSLRDEKSIITIFQIRLKDTPDEVLELRQALRRIGESFDSQVIPNYLATGNASAAAVPDESDAHGGIWPVGLNNIGNTCYLNSLLQYYFTINPLREAVRTFVESPNKENLASINLEKKKVGGRNVPAWEVKRAQEFVCLLSDLFSEMITTKDKHVSPTRDLAYLALVPARDEQEDENAIEITAENSVSKADDNTPHITVHDAVEEEAPDVMIISSDSDAETDIEEVQMKPRTTRSSSSSLDQLEDFDTSSSETEAIETPSGSSASSDANKENEKPKRNNSSDDLRSLKKKVSRTLDEETLPRATVHVLGKPNEQEVETARAAQEGTAVTADHTDAPLIVVSGDHETPGTVDTGHLTSKFKTAPIVDVVEVDSASLTPAPASSPGEEKNRRIDSALFGRQQDVTECIENVLFQIEAAFKPTAYEEDGEQVDIIKELFYGKTKQVLEAEADGKNRRQKTERFSSLLVDVAEGSRDIYEALDSYFGEDIVELESVPTRRSVTISQLPPILQVQIQRVQFDRVLGRPFKSLALLKFDETIYMDRYLDMDDPELHAKRREVFAWRMEISDLKKQLRELNSRKVSGQENLQQRNKN from the coding sequence ATGTCGTCGTGGTACTCGTCATTTCCGGCACATATCCAGCCGGGAGGTAAGTCAGCAGCCAGGGTTATTGAAGATTTACTGAGGTATTCGCCATTAACGTTTCCTTTGGAGCCAATTGCTCTGGCAAGAGGAGTCAATGGTGCTAAGCCAAGTGTTCAGCGACTTAATTCCATCTGTTACTTGAAGGATGCACCTGACCCAGTGGTTAGTGATTCTATTGATGGAACGAAACAGGTGTGGTACCTGATTCTCGCCAATACTAGAGACCACTTAGAATTGCATATAACAGCTCCCCGAAGTCACGGAACGGCCAGTGGACCACAACAGGAGTCGTCTAATGAATCTGGAGTGAGCCCAGATCCAGAACGAGAGTTCGACTCTGAGGGCGATACTGCCTTGAATTCCAGTGTTGATCCAGTAGACACAAGTGATGGTGATCAGACTGCACCACCGGCTAGTTCAGCTTGGCAGAAGCCCCTACCTGGAGTGGGTaaacctccaccacctcctaaGAGACCTAGTTTAGAGTCCATTCTTGATACACCCCATTTTCACGACTTTCATCTAATTATTGACGACAATAGAATGGATATAATAGACGAGGATCCTCGAACCGAGATTTACAAGTTTGTATGTTCGGTAACTTCAATTGAGCTTACAATAATCGTGCGACCGCCTGAGTTTGACGATGAGGATATATCCCAGTTTACCCCCCAGAAAATTAGAGAGCGATTCGAAAGATATCGACATCAGAAGCCTTCAGCAACGGTTCCAACCGACTACGTGTGTTTTAATACCTTGTACAACATTATATTCAAGCCATTAGACTCGGAAGAACCCAAGGAGATCATGTTCAACAATCCGACTTTGAACATGCGGGTCGACCCCTCTATTCTATGTCGACGATTGCACTTTTCACGGGATGAACAAAGAGAGGCATATGTGCCGCCGAATCTGCACGACTTTTCCAACCCAGAAACGGCATCTCTTCGTCAAAAAATGTCCCGCATGTTACTAGAGGCTAGTTTGCTCACATATCAAGCAATTTCGCATTCCGGTACTAAGCAAAAGTATAGTCATGAGCTTGAGAATGCTGTTCCTCATCTGCTCAAGGCTCTTGGATGCAGCTCATACCCCACCGGACCACCTTCTTCTTATCCTAATAGTGCTTTATCAGTTAGCGAGTTTTCTCATTATATAGCATTAGGTACGGTGGAGAACTTCAGCGATGAACTGATCTGGGAGAGGTACAACCAACAGGTGCTGCATGATGAGAAATTCACCTACTTGTATCTTGACTCATTGAGAGGAATTGCTCAGGTGCGTCAAAGCGAGGATCTAGAAATTCGCGTCATGGAGCTTTACTCGATGGGGATTCCAACAGTTAATGATGCTCAACAAGCATACAGAACTTTTAATCTAGACATGGATGAAGCTTGTTATTCGACGTCGTATATCTCCGAAGAGATCTTGATCGATACGTACAAGCAAATGGTAAAAGAACGCCCCAGTTCGAAGGCAACGCTACGAGGAGCCCTAGACACTATAGTGAAAACGACGCGCCAGTCGCTTGAGAAGGTGAAGAGAGTGCTTGAAATTGACGAGATGGATGTGGTTGAAGCCTTTAAACTCTTGGAAATCCCCACCGAGGAAGGTATTGAGAACATTGCGATCGATTCTATTAAAGTCTCGTTTGAGTTAAAGGCTTACAACATGGGTGAAGAGAACGATCAGCAGCTCAAGTTAGCATTATTTACTATTGCCAAGGCACGAGAGTCGTTTGAATTACTTAATTACTACGAGTCATTGACCTTTGGAAGCCTGCCAGACATAGATCTCGAGAATGCTTGCGCACTTTTAGGCATTGATACTTCTCTGCGAGATGAGAAGAGCATTATTACAATTTTCCAGATTCGATTGAAAGATACTCCAGATGAAGTGCTTGAACTTCGACAGGCATTAAGGAGAATTGGTGAAAGCTTTGATAGCCAAGTTATTCCAAATTATCTTGCGACTGGAAATGCTTCAGCGGCCGCAGTACCTGATGAATCCGATGCACATGGCGGTATATGGCCAGTGGGATTAAACAACATTGGAAACACATGTTATTTAAACTCATTGCTGCAGTACTATTTCACAATCAATCCTCTTCGAGAAGCGGTAAGAACCTTTGTAGAGTCACCAAACAAAGAGAATCTGGCATCAATCAActtggagaagaaaaaggtAGGCGGTCGTAATGTGCCTGCTTGGGAGGTCAAGAGAGCGCAAGAGTTTGTCTGTTTGCTTTCcgatttgttttctgaAATGATTACGACCAAAGATAAACATGTTTCGCCAACCAGGGACCTGGCTTATTTGGCTCTTGTACCTGCACGAGACGAgcaagaagatgaaaatgctaTTGAGATAACTGCTGAAAATAGTGTTTCCAAGGCCGATGACAATACTCCGCATATTACAGTCCATGACGCTGTTGAGGAAGAGGCCCCTGATGTGATGATAATTTCCTCTGACTCTGATGCCGAAACTGATATCGAAGAGGTGCAAATGAAACCGAGAACTACCCGCTCGTCGTCTTCCAGTTTGGATCAGTTGGAGGATTTTGATACTAGCTCAAGTGAAACCGAAGCTATTGAAACGCCTTCTGGCTCGTCTGCAAGCTCGGATGCTAATAAGGAAAACGAAAAGCCCAAGCGAAACAACTCATCAGATGATCTACGAAGTCTTAAGAAAAAGGTTTCTAGGACCCTAGACGAGGAAACTTTACCCAGGGCCACTGTTCATGTTCTCGGCAAGCCTAATGAACAAGAAGTTGAAACAGCCCGAGCCGCTCAAGAAGGCACCGCTGTAACAGCCGACCACACTGACGCTCCACTTATTGTCGTATCTGGGGATCATGAGACTCCTGGAACCGTAGACACAGGTCACCTCACTAGTAAATTCAAAACAGCGCCAATAGTGGATGTTGTCGAGGTAGACAGTGCTTCTttaacaccagcaccagccagCAGTCCAGGTGAAGAGAAGAACCGAAGAATCGACTCAGCCCTCTTTGGCAGACAGCAGGATGTTACTGAGTGTATTGAGAATGTGTTGTTCCAAATTGAAGCTGCTTTTAAACCAACAGCATACGAAGAGGACGGTGAACAAGTGGACATCATTAAGGAGTTATTCTATGGCAAAACTAAACAAGTTCTTGAAGCAGAGGCTGATGGCAAGAATCGACGACAAAAAACAGAACGATTCTCAAGCTTGCTAGTAGATGTTGCCGAAGGATCTCGAGATATTTATGAAGCACTAGATTCATACTTTGGAGAAGACATTGTAGAGCTCGAGTCTGTACCAACGAGGAGATCAGTGACTATTTCTCAGCTACCACCTATTCTTCAAGTACAAATTCAGCGAGTTCAGTTTGATCGGGTGTTAGGCCGACCATTCAAGTCGCTGGCACTCCTGAAATTTGATGAGACTATTTATATGGATAGATATCTAGATATGGATGATCCTGAATTGCATGCTAAGAGGCGCGAAGTGTTTGCCTGGAGAATGGAAATATCTGATctcaaaaaacaattaCGGGAGCTGAATAGCAGAAAGGTAAGTGGACAAGAGAACCTCCAACAGAGGAACAAAAACTAA
- the VPS74 gene encoding Vps74p (Golgi phosphatidylinositol-4-kinase effector and PtdIns4P sensor; interacts with the cytosolic domains of cis and medial glycosyltransferases, and in the PtdIns4P-bound state mediates the targeting of these enzymes to the Golgi; interacts with the catalytic domain of Sac1p, the major cellular PtdIns4P phosphatase, to direct dephosphosphorylation of the Golgi pool of PtdIns4P; tetramerization required for function; ortholog of human GOLPH3/GPP34/GMx33; GO_component: GO:0005794 - Golgi apparatus [Evidence IEA]; GO_component: GO:0005794 - Golgi apparatus [Evidence IDA] [PMID 18410729]; GO_component: GO:0032580 - Golgi cisterna membrane [Evidence IEA]; GO_component: GO:0005797 - Golgi medial cisterna [Evidence IDA] [PMID 22553352]; GO_component: GO:0005737 - cytoplasm [Evidence IDA] [PMID 14562095]; GO_component: GO:0005829 - cytosol [Evidence IDA] [PMID 18410729]; GO_component: GO:0019898 - extrinsic component of membrane [Evidence IDA] [PMID 18635803]; GO_component: GO:0016020 - membrane [Evidence IEA]; GO_component: GO:0005634 - nucleus [Evidence IDA] [PMID 14562095]; GO_function: GO:0019899 - enzyme binding [Evidence IPI] [PMID 18410729]; GO_function: GO:0008289 - lipid binding [Evidence IEA]; GO_function: GO:0070273 - phosphatidylinositol-4-phosphate binding [Evidence IDA,IMP] [PMID 20026658]; GO_process: GO:0030968 - endoplasmic reticulum unfolded protein response [Evidence IMP] [PMID 16582425]; GO_process: GO:0034067 - protein localization to Golgi apparatus [Evidence IMP] [PMID 18410729]; GO_process: GO:0015031 - protein transport [Evidence IEA]; GO_process: GO:0060304 - regulation of phosphatidylinositol dephosphorylation [Evidence IMP] [PMID 22553352]; GO_process: GO:0006890 - retrograde vesicle-mediated transport, Golgi to ER [Evidence IMP] [PMID 18635803]; GO_process: GO:0006810 - transport [Evidence IEA]), with product MSSGGLQRRRVAGGGSSGATSQGSNNESSPNNSQFNGSGGSRHGSASPAVGSSEDRKVAYDPQDINNTADELRQPKFTLMEEVLLMGLKDRQGYLSFWNDNISYALRGCILMELAFRGKIAMVNDPVRRRLPLSDRYVEVIDDKITGEALLDETIKIMKTSEPLSIGTWIDYLSGETWNLTKISFQLKQVRERLAKGLVDKGVLRTEKRNFFLFDMATHPVTDTQVKDEIKRRVITLLTARTCVLGPTPYFPEDVPFRYLRSIALVGGSYAANVLENALSTLGYDARDNAFARADEILGDYSEWPFISRSASEHSTGVGVNLSTVIADEVAAYPDKALQIEIIAAVFSVYAKLDAIM from the coding sequence ATGTCAAGCGGAGGTTtacagagaagaagagtagCTGGAGGAGGATCCAGTGGTGCCACAAGTCAGGGATCTAATAACGAATCCTCGCCTAATAACAGCCAGTTCAATGGCAGCGGTGGATCACGTCATGGGTCTGCCTCACCAGCAGTGGGATCCAGTGAAGATCGCAAGGTAGCATATGATCCTCAAGATATTAATAATACGGCGGATGAGCTCCGCCAGCCAAAATTCACTCTTATGGAAGAAGTTCTATTGATGGGTCTTAAAGACCGCCAAGGATATCTGTCATTTTGGAACGATAACATCTCGTATGCTCTGAGAGGCTGTATATTAATGGAATTAGCTTTTCGCGGTAAGATTGCTATGGTGAACGATCCAGTTCGTCGTCGCTTGCCGCTTTCAGATCGTTATGTTGAAGTTATTGACGATAAAATCACCGGTGAAGCTCTGCTGGATGAGACTATCAAAATCATGAAGACTTCTGAGCCATTAAGCATTGGCACCTGGATTGATTATCTATCTGGAGAGACCTGGAACTTAACTAAAATCTCATTTCAATTGAAACAAGTTCGAGAACGACTAGCCAAAGGGTTGGTTGACAAGGGTGTTCTACGAACTGAAAAGCGTAATTTCTTTCTATTTGACATGGCAACCCACCCAGTGACTGATACGCAAGTGAAGGATGAGATTAAACGCCGTGTCATCACACTTCTGACAGCTAGAACCTGTGTCTTGGGTCCTACTCCCTATTTCCCCGAGGATGTTCCTTTCAGATATCTCCGTTCTATTGCTCTGGTAGGAGGATCATATGCCGCCAATGTGCTGGAAAACGCTCTGTCCACCCTTGGATATGACGCTCGTGACAATGCATTTGCTCGGGCTGATGAGATCCTTGGGGACTACTCTGAGTGGCCATTCATTTCCCGTAGCGCCTCGGAACATTCTACTGGTGTGGGTGTCAATCTGTCTACTGTTATAGCAGATGAAGTTGCTGCCTACCCAGATAAAGCCCTACAAATCGAGatcattgctgctgtcttTTCTGTCTACGCCAAGCTCGATGCAATCATGTAA
- the UBP2 gene encoding Ubp2p (Ubiquitin-specific protease; removes ubiquitin from ubiquitinated proteins; deubiquitinates Rsp5p and is required for MVB sorting of membrane proteins; can cleave polyubiquitin and has isopeptidase activity; GO_component: GO:0005737 - cytoplasm [Evidence IC] [PMID 1429680]; GO_function: GO:0008234 - cysteine-type peptidase activity [Evidence IEA]; GO_function: GO:0016787 - hydrolase activity [Evidence IEA]; GO_function: GO:0008233 - peptidase activity [Evidence IEA]; GO_function: GO:0004843 - ubiquitin-specific protease activity [Evidence IDA] [PMID 1429680]; GO_function: GO:0004843 - ubiquitin-specific protease activity [Evidence IDA,IMP] [PMID 24069405]; GO_process: GO:0016579 - protein deubiquitination [Evidence IDA] [PMID 15933713]; GO_process: GO:0016579 - protein deubiquitination [Evidence IDA,IMP] [PMID 24069405]; GO_process: GO:0006508 - proteolysis [Evidence IEA]; GO_process: GO:0006511 - ubiquitin-dependent protein catabolic process [Evidence IEA]; GO_process: GO:0043162 - ubiquitin-dependent protein catabolic process via the multivesicular body sorting pathway [Evidence IGI,IMP,IPI] [PMID 19165343]) produces MTEITNRLAELDEAVKNQFSDMKKIGYRIHSVFVHRGQATFGHYWIYINDMKQGVFRKYNDEYVTEVPYSEVFDDREDNTATPYFLVFVREDLANEYTDAVVRQPLSLQTEADKLSSIDSMES; encoded by the coding sequence ATGACGGAGATTACAAACCGACTAGCTGAACTAGACGAAGCTGTTAAAAACCAGTTCTCGGATATGAAGAAAATCGGGTACAGAATCCATTCGGTGTTTGTACACCGTGGCCAGGCCACGTTTGGCCATTACTGGATCTACATCAACGACATGAAACAGGGTGTCTTCCGTAAATACAACGACGAATACGTCACTGAAGTACCCTATAGCGAGGTGTTTGATGACCGTGAAGACAATACTGCAACTCCCTATTTCCTAGTTTTTGTTCGCGAGGATCTTGCTAACGAGTATACTGATGCAGTTGTTCGCCAGCCCCTTTCTTTGCAGACCGAGGCCGATAAACTAAGTAGCATCGATTCTATGGAGTCATGA